From the genome of Brassica oleracea var. oleracea cultivar TO1000 chromosome C4, BOL, whole genome shotgun sequence:
AACCCCAAAAGCTACTATGCCTCTAGCTTCTATGAGTAAGTATTCATATGTTACTCATTAGTGCTTACTGTTTAGCATCTATCCAGATTATGTTATGCAACTACTCTAAACCAGAGATGAACTGAGGGTAAGTTCGAAGTCATAGTTGTTCGAGTGTGAAGAACAAAGATATGGTAAGGACTAAGTATAACTACAATGCCTTCCTACATAATCAAGTCAAGGGAACATAAAGTAACATCAGAAACCCATCATTACCTGCAACACCTTCACGAAACCATTGCTGCATTTCACCACTGGCTGCTTTTGTTTTAATCGAGTCTTTCAGAGTTTCCGCAGAGCCAGAGGATAAAGCTTTCTGTTTTTCAGCCTTAGTTCTAACGAGATGCTTAGCCATATCCTCAATCATTCCCACGTCAGGTAGAGGCAGAGCAAGGGAATGATCTTTAGGAACCACCCCGTCAGCTTTCCTCTCATTTGATTCAGAAGCCAAGGCTTTCTCACTCGCCAGAATAGAATTAATAATCAAATTCCCATCAATCTTCACAAGCTTATCATTCCTCGGAACAAAAAGCGATGCAACTAGAGGCTCACTACCGTTTCCAGGTGGTACAGAGCTCTCTGTCGCAGAATCTCTCTCGTTACTACGAGACGTATCCAAAATTCTATTCCTATGCTGGTTATAAACCTGATCAGTAACATAATTAGACCTATAGCTCCCATAAAAGACACCACCACTAATCCCTCCGTAATTAACATTCACAACCGGAGCCAACGCACCAAACAAAAACAGACAAAACACAAGACCAAGAAAGCTAATACTAGCAACCTTCTTGGTCTTAGCTTCACTCTTCTTACTCTTCGCCTTAACTGGATTCTGTGGTTTCAACCTAGGGATGGGAATCAAAGGCACTTGTCCTCCTCCTTGTTGCTTCACCATATAAGGAGGACAATGCATCCATGGATAAGCCATTGGAGGATAAGGAGGCGGTGGGCCCAACTGCTGCCTTAGAGTAGCGTTCTCAGCCATGAAATAAGATATCTTCCCGTTCAAATCCGTTATACAAGAATGCAAACTCTTAACCTTCTCTTCAAGCTCTTCAACGTAATGCTTCTTCCTCTGCCTAGAAAGCTGCGCGCTTTCACGGTTTCTAATCAATCTCGCTCTCTTTCTCTTCTCGTCCTCTTCTTCTTCTTCTTCTTCGCCTGTGACGACGGCGCTTTCTTCTCCCGATCTCATGAACTTACTGCTCCTCGATTCGTCACTCGTATCCTCTTTCTTCCTCTTCGTAGCAGAAGCTTCTTCCACCTTAACCTTCTGATCCACAGCTTCCGAGACATCGGAGCCACAGTTATCTGATCCCTGAGACGACAATGGAGTCGGTTGATCTGACGTACGCTCATCATCGGACTCCGACGTAAAATCTCCGAACTGCTCTTGGTTGGATGCGTTATCGGGGAGGAGGAAGGTCTCGTCCTCGGCTGGTAAGTAGAGATCTTCCATGCCGTCGAAAGTGAGCTCGAAGTCGGCGTCGATTGGGAACCCTAGATCGGACATTAGTTCGCCGATTGGAGTTTGATCGGAGCTGGGATTGTGAAATTGGGCGAACGGAGGGGTCGAGATGGGATCGAATTCGGGAGGTGGAGGCTCCTCTGTGATTGATTCAGCCATTTTCGTGAGTTCTAGGGTTAGGGTTTCCGAATTGGGGATGAAGAAGACGAAGTGGAAGCTGCCTCCGTCTTCGGCGCGTGGCTCACGCTCCGTAAACGCACTCGCTAGCTTACCTAGTGATGAAGGGAAACCAAAATCCGGAGTACTGGCTAATTAATTTTGTCGTTTATTGGTTTTAATAATGAGATTCAATGCAAAATACATAATATATGGAAACTAATTTACGTAATTACTAGCAGGTTACATCACCTTCCAAATAGAGGGTTTTCTAAAAAAAAATATTTATGTTTGATTGATAAATAATAGCGTAGTTCTAGTCCAAATATATTAGGAAAATTCTCTCCCATAGCCTTTTTTAAGTTTTTGTCCAAATAACCTTACAAAAATAAAATGACCAAAATAGTTTTTTTTTTTAAAAAAAAAAATTTAATTTTAATTTTTTTATTTTAAAAAAAATTGAACTCATCCCTAAAACTCAACTCATTAACTCTAAACCCTAAGTATTATATTAGTTAACCCTAACTGTATAAATGCATATTTACTTTTGAATAAAACCTTTTTCGGTCATTTTTCTCTTTGAAAATATATTTTTGTGAAAATAAATTAAAAATAACTATCTAATGGAATTTCTCGATATTATTAAGCTACACAGTTTTAAGTGGTTGACTTAGTTTAGTTTATTTGATATATAAAACAAATAGCAGATTATATTTTTTTTTGTAGAGTGATTTAATGAAGATACATAATCTATTGAAAATTATTAACGTAATTACTATATCAATGTTTTGGTACTATTTTTTGTTATTTGATTTTCGAATCATTATCTATACTTCAACAGCATTAATTAGACAACATATCCTAAGTTAATTGGGATTAGTTTTGAGACGACAAAGGACGTCTCATACTCTTATGTCTTTGTAGATTGTACTAAACTAGTTATCTTTCGTGCATGCATGGAGGAGGTAGATGAGTATAGCAGAGCCAGAGGCCCAGAGCATATGCATTGCTTTGAAGTTCTTCTGAAAAAGTATAGATCAGTTTGGTAGCGAATACTTATAGTGTTGACTTCGGGTTTATAGCTATGAAAAAAAACACCACCAAATGAATAGGCGTTACATGTGTATTGAATTTTGATTGTTTAGATGTTCATAGTATATGATTGGATTCTTTACAAGTGAATGTTCTTTTATTATATTTCAGCTGATGCACACAAAATAGAATAAAAACGTTTGATTTAGTTTTAGACTAAATACATATTTTATACTCGTATAAAAGAAAAGAAAAGAAAAGATCTGATATTAAAACAAAAGAAAATGACAACAAGAGCAGAGAAAACCGTGGGTGTAGAACAAGCGCAAGAGGTAGAGCGTGTGGGAGTGAGTAGGTGAGGTGACTCCGTGACTGTCCACATGAAGAAACACGTTGACTGCATTGTGTTGGCGTTAAGTCTTCGGTTTTTGTTTTGGCCTCTCTCGAGAAACTTTTTTTTTTTCGATGATCCAGTATCCGACCACTTTTGCGTGATCGGCTAGTCCACCGAGCCTAAGCCCATGCCATTACAGGATTTTTAAGCGTCCACTTAAGGGCCCCTGGTTACGCGAAGTGGTCTGGAGAGCTAGAGGCAGCCCATGTAAAACCCTTCGTGGCCAACGCGAATCGAACCCGGAACCGTATCGGGGCCGAAGCTCCCTCAAGTACCACTAGACCAACTCAGAGTTGGTTTCTCTCGAGAAACTTATCTATGTGCTTATCTTTATCGTTTTTTGATTCTCTTCTACGTCACGTTTGTCTCTTCTCCTCCTCATATCCTTTATCAATGCCTCTCTGTCAACTCACACTCTTATTAATCCATAACAACCACATTGACAAACCAATAAGAATATTTCACTACCATTACTTAAGTTCAATATCCTCTAAGAAACGTCAAGGCAAATCACAAAGGTTAAAATACCTGGAAATGGTTGATGGATGCTACCAAGACATATATTGTTATATACCATAGTTTGTTGAAGTACAATATGGATCCCAGTTCACGCTTCGTAATCATATAGAGCAAGTATTGTTTTCTCCAACAAAACTGAATGGTTTCGTCAACTAAATTGATAGATTTTATAAATAGAATAGATAATTTAATGATATAGTATGTTTGGTGAGTGAAGGACAATCAAGAAACTGTTTTGAAGAATCGTATAAAGCAAGAAACGACCATGCAGTGACTACATTAGACTATATATTTGATTCTTCTCCTACATTTTTCTCTGAACCTGAAAGTATACTCGTTTGAAGACAAAAGTGTATGGCTTTAGAATTAAGAGTAGTTTACAACAAGTAATCAGGCATTTTTTGTCCTAGCTCGATCTCACATCAACGCTGTCCCTTTTCTTCTTGACAGTTTCTTCGATGGTGTTGTTCTTGTTGTCATCATACTCAAGTGTCTTGAGAAGCAAATCGCCTATTTCCATTTCCATATCATGCTTATCTCCCCTTGGTCCAAAGGCTCTGTCTAGCTCAGATGCAATGGATCCAACCTCCACATCAGGTTCCTCTTGAGCCCGGTCTCTAAAATTAATCATAGGAGGGGGAATCCTTGAAAGAAACACCTCAAACAGGTTCTTGAAGAGACCCTTTCTGTAAGGGTTCTCTTTCTTGTCATATCGGTACCGAAATTTCTCATAAGTTGTCTACAAAACATATAACCAAAACCAAAAGAATCAGTACATGACACCAAAATAATGAGATAAAAATAATAATTAAAACACTGGTTAATCTAATCTATTACTAAAGAGACAAGTGTTTGGTCTTGCCTGATTGGTGCATATAAGATAGAGGTGAAAAACAGTGAGCCCACCGACAAACCAGACAACGATGAAGCAGTATATAATAAGAACAATAAATATTATATCATCCATGATGACCACTAACAACATCTTGCCGTGTACCTCAAGCATGCTAACCCATGAGAAGACAAATACGTACGAGCATAGTAGCGTTGAAGTTGATATAAAACAAATGAAGTATGGATAGTTTCTCTGCCGTTTATATAGATAGCAACATGTTAGTTAGATCACAGATTCATACTCTCACACACCTTTTTGTTTCAACATGGAAAGACTTACTAGAGCGATGCATTGTCCCACCCATGGACAGTGGTGATCAAATCTTTGAACACAGTTGTTGCAAATTGAGCAGTGAGAGGCGCGTGGAGGACGGTAAAGCAAACAAGTCTCACAGAATTTGACTTTGACTGTGCGGCCATTCACCAGTACATCCTTGGTTCTAGGTAACTTTGTGTTGCTGAGAATGTCAAGAGGTTCTGATTCAGGTGCTTCTTTGTTTCTAGGGATGATCCCGGGGTCTCTTGAGGACGTTAAGAAGAGGAATGTGAAATCCTGTGAAGAAAAGATTAGGAAGTAGTGAAGAAAGGGTAAAACGTGGAACACAAGGAAAGAGACAAGTAAAGTTTTATTTACCAAGACAGTGAGCAAAAGGGAACCCATTAGTATAAGAGAGTGGAACAAAGGAAAGCTCTTTGTGATCATGAAAGCCATTCGAATGGAGAAAGTGAGAGCAGGAGCTCCAATCATAGATGTGGTGAGAAGAAGTGAAGATGCATCTGGACCAAAGACTAGTCTCCCTCCGCAACAAAATCTCTAAACATGAAACAAGAACATATGACAAAGTCAAGCTCTAATTTTAGACACTGAGCAGTTTATGTCATTTTTATGAAGTAATAGGTAAGATAGAACTCTTGACTATGCTAAAGAGCTAAAGAGTAAACCCTATCAAAATGTCTTAAACCTCATGTTTACAAAATTCAACTACACATAGTACTTTTAATAGACCAGTAAAACATTGGCATTGTTGGGTTTTCCCTCATTAGCCCAAGAATAATAACTAATCAAGTTATAACCCAATAGCCCAAGAAGAAGAGATATGTAGAGAAAAATGGAGAAGGATGAAGAAGTGTGTAGAAGAAGAATTGTGTAGAAGAAGAGAGAAAGTTATGGAGTTAGATATTTTGAAATAAATAATAATTTAGAGAAATCTAGAACTTGTTGGAGTGTGCTCCTCCACTTGTATAAATAGGGGTGCTTAGCACCATTTGTAATCATCCCACATAAATAAAACAAAGAGAGAAAACATTTGTAAGAGAGAGTTCTCAAAACAAAATCTTTGTAAACCCTTTCCAAAATTATAAAGAGTCTTCTTCATAAATCTTTTAGTTGTCTAATCCCATCTTCATCTCATAGATATTGGGTAATTTTCCCAACANNNNNNNNNNNNNNNNNNNNNNNNNNNNNNNNNNNNNNNNNNNNNNNNNNNNNNNNNNNNNNNNNNNNNNNNNNNNNNNNNNNNNNNNNNNNNNNNNNNNNNNNNNNNNNNNNNNNNNNNNNNNNNNNNNNNNNNNNNNNNNNNNNNNNNNNNNNNNNNNNNNNNNNNNNNNNNNNNNNNNNNNNNNNNNNNNNNNNNNNNNNNNNNNNNNNNNNNNNNNNNNNNNNNNNNNNNNNNNNNNNNNNNNNNNNNNNNNNNNNNNNNNNNNNNNNNNNNNNNNNNNNNNNNNNNNNNNNNNNNNNNNNNNNNNNNNNNNNNNNNNNNNNNNNNNNNNNNNNNNNNNNNNNNNNNNNNNNNNNNNNNNNNNNNNNNNNNNNNNNNNNNNNNNNNNNNNNNNNNNNNNNNNNNNNNNNNNNNNNNNNNNNNNNNNNNNNNNNNNNNNNNNNNNNNNNNNNNNNNNNNNNNNNNNNNNNNNNNNNNNNNNNNNNNNNNNNNNNNNNNNNNNNNNNNNNNNNNNNNNNNNNNNNNNNNNNNNNNNNNNNNNNNNNNNNNNNNNNNNNNNNNNNNNNNNNNNNNNNNNNNNNNNNNNNNNNNNNNNNNNNNNNNNNNNNNNNNNNNNNNNNNNNNNNNNNNNNNNNNNNNNNNNNNNNNNNNNNNNNNNNNNNNNNNNNNNNNNNNNNNNNNNNNNNNNNNNNNNNNNNNNNNNNNNNNNNNNNNNNNNNNNNNNNNNNNNNNNNNNNNNNNNNNNNNNNNNNNNNNNNNNNNNNNNNNNNNNNNNNNNNNNNNNNNNNNNNNNNNNNNNNNNNNNNNNNNNNNNNNNNNNNNNNNNNNNNNNNNNNNNNNNNNNNNNNNNNNNNNNNNNNNNNNNNNNNNNNNNNNNNNNNNNNNNNNNNNNNNNNNNNNNNNNNNNNNNNNNNNNNNNNNNNNNNNNNNNNNNNNNNNNNNNNNNNNNNNNNNNNNNNNNNNNNNNNNNNNNNNNNNNNNNNNNNNNNNNNNNNNNNNNNNNNNNNNNNNNNNNNNNNNNNNNNNNNNNNNNNNNNNNNNNNNNNNNNNNNNNNNNNNNNNNNNNNNNNNNNNNNNNNNNNNNNNNNNNNNNNNNNNNNNNNNNNNNNNNNNNNNNNNNNNNNNNNNNNNNNNNNNNNNNNNNNNNNNNNNNNNNNNNNNNNNNNNNNNNNNNNNNNNNNNNNNNNNNNNNNNNNNNNNNNNNNNNNNNNNNNNNNNNNNNNNNNNNNNNNNNNNNNNNNNNNNNNNNNNNNNNNNNNNNNNNNNNNNNNNNNNNNNNNNNNNNNNNNNNNNNNNNNNNNNNNNNNNNNNNNNNNNNNNNNNNNNNNNNNNNNNNNNNNNNNNNNNNNNNNNNNNNNNNNNNNNNNNNNNNNNNNNNNNNNNNNNNNNNNNNNNNNNNNNNNNNNNNNNNNNNNNNNNNNNNNNNNNNNNNNNNNNNNNNNNNNNNNNNNNNNNNNNNNNNNNNNNNNNNNNNNNNNNNNNNNNNNNNNNNNNNNNNNNNNNNNNNNNNNNNNNNNNNNNNNNNNNNNNNNNNNNNNNNNNNNNNNNNNNNNNNNNNNNNNNNNNNNNNNNNNNNNNNNNNNNNNNNNNNNNNNNNNNNNNNNNNNNNNNNNNNNNNNNNNNNNNNNNNNNNNNNNNNNNNNNNNNNNNNNNNNNNNNNNNNNNNNNNNNNNNNNNNNNNNNNNNNNNNNNNNNNNNNNNNNNNNNNNNNNNNNNNNNNNNNNNNNNNNNNNNNNNNNNNNNNNNNNNNNNNNNNNNNNNNNNNNNNNNNNNNNNNNNNNNNNNNNNNNNNNNNNNNNNNNNNNNNNNNNNNNNNNNNNNNNNNNNNNNNNNNNNNNNNNNNNNNNNNNNNNNNNNNNNNNNNNNNNNNNNNNNNNNNNNNNNNNNNNNNNNNNNNNNNNNNNNNNNNNNNNNNNNNNNNNNNNNNNNNNNNNNNNNNNNNNNNNNNNNNNNNNNNNNNNNNNNNNNNNNNNNNNNNNNNNNNNNNNNNNNNNNNNNNNNNNNNNNNNNNNNNNNNNNNNNNNNNNNNNNNNNNNNNNNNNNNNNNNNNNNNNNNNNNNNNNNNNNNNNNNNNNNNNNNNNNNNNNNNNNNNNNNNNNNNNNNNNNNNNNNNNNNNNNNNNNNNNNNNNNNNNNNNNNNNNNNNNNNNNNNNNNNNNNNNNNNNNNNNNNNNNNNNNNNNNNNNNNNNNNNNNNNNNNNNNNNNNNNNNNNNNNNNNNNNNNNNNNNNNNNNNNNNNNNNNNNNNNNNNNNNNNNNNNNNNNNNNNNNNNNNNNNNNNNNNNNNNNNNNNNNNNNNNNNNNNNNNNNNNNNNNNNNNNNNNNNNNNNNNNNNNNNNNNNNNNNNNNNNNNNNNNNNNNNNNNNNNNNNNNNNNNNNNNNNNNNNNNNNNNNNNNNNNNNNNNNNNNNNNNNNNNNNNNNNNNNNNNNNNNNNNNNNNNNNNNNNNNNNNNNNNNNNNNNNNNNNNNNNNNNNNNNNNNNNNNNNNNNNNNNNNNNNNNNNNNNNNNNNNNNNNNNNNNNNNNNNNNNNNNNNNNNNNNNNNNNNNNNNNNNNNNNNNNNNNNNNNNNNNNNNNNNNNNNNNNNNNNNNNNNNNNNNNNNNNNNNNNNNNNNNNNNNNNNNNNNNNNNNNNNNNNNNNNNNNNNNNNNNNNNNNNNNNNNNNNNNNNNNNNNNNNNNNNNNNNNNNNNNNNNNNNNNNNNNNNNNNNNNNNNNNNNNNNNNNNNNNNNNNNNNNNNNNNNNNNNNNNNNNNNNNNNNNNNNNNNNNNNNNNNNNNNNNNNNNNNNNNNNNNNNNNNNNNNNNNNNNNNNNNNNNNNNNNNNNNNNNNNNNNNNNNNNNNNNNNNNNNNNNNNNNNNNNNNNNNNNNNNNNNNNNNNNNNNNNNNNNNNNNNNNNNNNNNNNNNNNNNNNNNNNNNNNNNNNNNNNNNNNNNNNNNNNNNNNNNNNNNNNNNNNNNNNNNNNNNNNNNNNNNNNNNNNNNNNNNNNNNNNNNNNNNNNNNNNNNNNNNNNNNNNNNNNNNNNNNNNNNNNNNNNNNNNNNNNNNNNNNNNNNNNNNNNNNNNNNNNNNNNNNNNNNNNNNNNNNNNNNNNNNNNNNNNNNNNNNNNNNNNNNNNNNNNNNNNNNNNNNNNNNNNNNNNNNNNNNNNNNNNNNNNNNNNNNNNNNNNNNNNNNNNNNNNNNNNNNNNNNNNNNNNNNNNNNNNNNNNNNNNNNNNNNNNNNNNNNNNNNNNNNNNNNNNNNNNNNNNNNNNNNNNNNNNNNNNNNNNNNNNNNNNNNNNNNNNNNNNNNNNNNNNNNNNNNNNNNNNNNNNNNNNNNNNNNNNNNNNNNNCCTCATTAGCCCAAGAATAATAACTAATCAAGTTATAACCCAATAGCCCAAGAAGAAGAGATATGTAGAGAAAAATGGAGAAGGATGAAGAAGTGTGTAGAAGAAGAATTGTGTAGAAGAAGAGAGAAAGTTATGGAGTTAGATATTTTGAAATAAATAATAATTTAGAGAAATCTAGAACTTGTTGGAGTGTGCTCCTCCACTTGTATAAATAGGGGTGCTTAGCACCATTTGTAATCATCCCACATAAATAAAACAAAGAGAGAAAACATTTGTAAGAGAGAGTTCTCAAAACAAAATCTTTGTAAACCCTTTCCAAAATTATAAAGAGTCTTCTTCATAAATCTTTTAGTTGTCTAATCCCATCTTCATCTCATAGATATTGGGTAATTTTCCCAACAGGCATTAGTCTCTATTTTTTTTTAAAAAATAACAGAAATACAAATATATTCCTAAATTGTTTGAAAAACTTATTAAAATTCTTATTAAATGTTTATGGCTTCCACAATCTCATCACCGGTCCTGTTAACAAATCAGAGTTTGCTATCAAATCAGTTCCAAGCATTATATTTTAGGAGAGAAAATGAACCCTAATCCACCAAACTCAGCTTCCAATACAGAGCATCATCCGTGGCTTGCAAGAAAAAAGGACATACATTGTTACCGGGCCAGAGTTGGTAGATCCTCTTGGGTTTAGGATCCTGAGAAGGAAACATGGTCTCGTCGTTGGAAGGAGCATTGTGGACATGACCTCTTCTCTTCCCCGCCATTACAATATTCTTCCTTTTTCTTCTTCCTCAAGCCTCAGACCTCAGCGGCCACGACGTAATCACCATTTTCTCCTTACGCCTGTCGTCGTTTTCACGGCCAGTGAACGAAACCGGAGATTTCAAATCGCTGCCGCCGGTAGCTTGGCTTCTTTCCTCCTCCTCCTCGCCTAACTCTTATCTCTTCCCTGTTTTCTAATTAAGGTTTGTTTCAAAAGAAATGGTTTCTCTCTCTTCCCTGTGTACAGCTTTTTCGTCAATACCAAAATCGATTCTCTGTTACATCCTTAACATAGCAAGAAAAAAAAACATCCATTTGTAATCGTTCTCTGATGTCTC
Proteins encoded in this window:
- the LOC106340857 gene encoding probable protein S-acyltransferase 2 isoform X1, with the translated sequence MAGKRRGHVHNAPSNDETMFPSQDPKPKRIYQLWPGNNRFCCGGRLVFGPDASSLLLTTSMIGAPALTFSIRMAFMITKSFPLFHSLILMGSLLLTVLDFTFLFLTSSRDPGIIPRNKEAPESEPLDILSNTKLPRTKDVLVNGRTVKVKFCETCLLYRPPRASHCSICNNCVQRFDHHCPWVGQCIALTTYEKFRYRYDKKENPYRKGLFKNLFEVFLSRIPPPMINFRDRAQEEPDVEVGSIASELDRAFGPRGDKHDMEMEIGDLLLKTLEYDDNKNNTIEETVKKKRDSVDVRSS
- the LOC106340857 gene encoding probable protein S-acyltransferase 2 isoform X2 — its product is MAGKRRGHVHNAPSNDETMFPSQDPKPKRIYQLWPGNNRFCCGGRLVFGPDASSLLLTTSMIGAPALTFSIRMAFMITKSFPLFHSLILMGSLLLTVLDFTFLFLTSSRDPGIIPRNKEAPESEPLDILSNTKLPRTKDVLVNGRTVKVKFCETCLLYRPPRASHCSICNNCVQRFDHHCPWVGQCIALRNYPYFICFISTSTLLCSQLMRNFGTDMTRKRTLTERVSSRTCLRCFFQGFPLL
- the LOC106342518 gene encoding bZIP transcription factor 17; translated protein: MAESITEEPPPPEFDPISTPPFAQFHNPSSDQTPIGELMSDLGFPIDADFELTFDGMEDLYLPAEDETFLLPDNASNQEQFGDFTSESDDERTSDQPTPLSSQGSDNCGSDVSEAVDQKVKVEEASATKRKKEDTSDESRSSKFMRSGEESAVVTGEEEEEEEDEKRKRARLIRNRESAQLSRQRKKHYVEELEEKVKSLHSCITDLNGKISYFMAENATLRQQLGPPPPYPPMAYPWMHCPPYMVKQQGGGQVPLIPIPRLKPQNPVKAKSKKSEAKTKKVASISFLGLVFCLFLFGALAPVVNVNYGGISGGVFYGSYRSNYVTDQVYNQHRNRILDTSRSNERDSATESSVPPGNGSEPLVASLFVPRNDKLVKIDGNLIINSILASEKALASESNERKADGVVPKDHSLALPLPDVGMIEDMAKHLVRTKAEKQKALSSGSAETLKDSIKTKAASGEMQQWFREGVAGPMFSSGMCTEVFQFDVSSTSGAIIPASAATNVPSEHSKNATVTQRQKNRRTLRGLAIPLPGSDFNFTKGHQRNSSSKEIKAASSMVVSVLVDPREGGDGDIDGMIGGPKSLSRVFVVVLQDSAKYVTYSCVLPRPGAPHLVTT